In one candidate division Zixibacteria bacterium HGW-Zixibacteria-1 genomic region, the following are encoded:
- a CDS encoding DUF2892 domain-containing protein: MSLENSIRLLAGILISASLALGYFISPYWFLLTAFVGFNLIQSSFTRFCPAEIIIGKLFYKK, encoded by the coding sequence ATGAGCTTGGAAAACAGCATCAGACTTCTGGCCGGGATTTTGATATCTGCGTCGTTGGCTCTTGGCTATTTTATTTCGCCTTACTGGTTTCTGTTGACGGCCTTTGTCGGGTTTAATTTGATACAGTCGTCTTTTACCAGATTTTGTCCGGCAGAGATAATAATAGGCAAGTTGTTTTATAAAAAATAA
- a CDS encoding methyltransferase type 11: MKNKETVRAGYNAIANAYLATRKPDSEDVRLLDELVQRLPRGARVLDAGCGAGVPVAQYLSRYFDVVGVDFAEAQLQLARQLVPQAQFVCQDLTELSFPDATIDAICSYYAIIHIPRKEHEAILNDFYRLLKPSGLALLCLGADDLEDDIVEDYLGARMYWSHYDAETNLGMIKACGFELIWSKIVADATSPGSGHLFVLIQKKPA; this comes from the coding sequence ATGAAAAATAAAGAAACAGTCAGGGCCGGATACAATGCAATTGCCAATGCCTACCTGGCCACCCGTAAACCGGATTCCGAAGATGTGCGACTGCTTGATGAGCTTGTCCAGCGGCTCCCGCGAGGCGCGCGGGTTCTTGATGCCGGTTGCGGCGCCGGTGTACCTGTGGCCCAGTACTTAAGTCGCTATTTTGATGTTGTAGGTGTCGATTTCGCCGAGGCACAGCTTCAACTGGCGCGTCAACTGGTTCCACAGGCACAGTTCGTGTGCCAGGACCTCACGGAATTAAGCTTTCCCGACGCTACTATCGACGCCATCTGTTCCTACTATGCCATTATTCATATTCCCCGAAAAGAGCATGAGGCGATCCTCAATGATTTCTATCGGTTGCTTAAGCCATCCGGTCTGGCTCTGTTATGCTTGGGGGCCGATGATCTGGAAGATGACATCGTCGAAGATTATCTTGGCGCCCGGATGTATTGGAGCCATTACGATGCCGAGACAAATCTGGGCATGATCAAAGCCTGTGGATTTGAATTAATCTGGTCGAAAATAGTGGCCGATGCCACTTCGCCCGGTTCGGGCCACCTCTTCGTTCTGATACAGAAAAAACCTGCCTGA